CTTCCATTGTGGATCTTGTTGTCAAGAATCGCGCAAGATTCAAGAAATCCTCCAAGAAAAAACTGGCCGACGACCCTTTCTTCCTTCCATCCCCTTCGCCCTCGCCTCCTCCACCCCCTTCGCCTGAAACTTTACCGTCCACTTCCCACTTCATGATTGATGATAATGAAGTTCGTCCTCTGATCCGTGTAGGTGAAGTGGAAGGTGACAAATCTGATTCTCGCAGGAGTTGCCGCGAACAACCGTGGGGTAATGGTGGTCTCAGTATGAATCAGGGGTTGATGGCCGTTTTAAAGATGTCTCTAGTGGCGGCTTTGGTTTTAGGGATGAATAATCTTGTGATGGGGGTAACCATGTCAGCCTTCTTGTTGTTTCTCTTGGAATATATAGGAGAACGTTTGTATGGGTTTTGTTCTCGACTACAGAGGAGGGTTAGGTTGATGATACAGGGGATAAGGGACATCTTTAGAGTCAAAGTGGTTGAAGACGAAGACGATTGTGTTTTTAAGGCACCATTGGAGCGCAAAGAGCTCTCAAAGGATGGCTGTTCTGACTTTGGGCATCAAATTCAGGAAATTGAGGTTGTACGGGAAACTTATGTTGAGGATAGGGAGAAGATTGAGGAGTGTATTTGGGATGAAAAATCAAAATGTGTAAGGGTGGATGTAATGGAGAAAGGAGAGGAATCTAGATATGATTTATGTGAatccaaagaaaaaaaatctcatcGGGCAAAGATGAAATCAAAAATGAAGAAACTTGTTCTGAAGAAGTTCAGAAAGAAAAAAGGTTCGGCATTGGAGCGTCCTATGCTCCTGGATGAGATAGATTATGTTATTGAAGGAAGGAAGGAAACTAAAGGTTCCAGGGAACAAAAAATGCAATCCAATAGCATAGTGTCATCAGTGGCAAGTAGCACAGATGATAAGACAGATATTGTTGAGGTTGTTGGTAGTGCTGGAGAATCATCTGAAGTACTTACTGATGGTAGTGTTGAAGAGTCATTTAATGGTACTGATGAGGCAACCATTGTTCAGGAAGAAGAATTAACTGGAAGAGAGCATAGTTCCATGTATATTGCTCTCGTTTTGGTTGTTCTAGTCGGCCTTATTGGAGGTCGGGTTCTTGCGCTTGTTTTTACTTTAACATGTTGCCTGATGTTGAAGAGAAGTGAAGGAATAGGAAGATTCACAAAATTGCCCGTGATCAGGTGTTTTGCAAAAAGGTTCAGTTAGAATTTATTAACTCATTCATAGAAGCCCTTGAAAGTATGTTCATAGTGTTGTGTGAAGTGCTGTTTAAGCCTTCCTTGATCTTTAGAGCTTACTTTGATGGAGAGTTCAACCTTTGGTTGACCGCTCGGCCATTGGGCTTGTTTTATGTCCTGTAAAGTTACTCAAATAAGATTAACTTTGTTATACTGTTGTGTATGAATCCATACTACATTGTTTTGCATAAATAGTTGACCCTGTTTTGTCTTTTGCTCTCTTgcaaatttttttttctaaaaaaattgtcAGTCTTTTTGCCTTTCAGTCCAGGGGATAAATTGCTGTGAGGAAATCAGAACATGGCTAATCTTAAGCTTATTCTCTTTGGAACCATGTGTTCTGGTGTTTCAGTTTTTCCTGAGATATTAAACATCTGATgtcacacaaatatttatattatccACAAAAGAGCAAGTGAGGTTAGGGGATCTAGAAATTTTGTTTCATTATGATACGGAACCATTTCCTAAAGTTGgtaccaactttcacttatatattttaattaagttTTATTCATTTAGACACCTCAAATAAGGTCCCGATATGTcgttttgacactttgtgctgacttaGCACATTGCGTGTTCTGCACTCATTTTGAGCGTGTGAAGAgcgtttttttaaaattgttcttcttctccattttctagcTATCATTTTTTATCCATGATCAAATAGATTTGATGGTACCAAATATAaagttacaacaacaacaacaacaacccagtgaaatcccacatcatggggcctggggagggtagagtgtacgcagacctgactcctatcaatgtaggacggctgtttccgaaaaaccctcggctcaatataagcatagaaaaaggtcagacaaaatattagagtaaataagtagatgacgaaaacagaccaaacaatagtataatcaaagcacaaaaaaaacagtagatattattagataagaacataaataccataaataacataaatcagagtacaagaaatcatagtgcgttaatacgcctacgaataagggggaataaaaccactatgtactaaccttctaccctaatgtgtgtcctccacaccctcctatctaaggtcatgtcctcggtaagtcgtaaatgcgccatgtcctgtctgatcacctctccccaatatttcttcggcctacccctacctcttctgaaaccatccatggccaacctctcacatctccgcactggtgcatctgggactctcctcttcacatgtccaaaccatctcaatcgcgtttcccgcatcttgtcttccaccgaggccactcctaccttttctcgaatagcctcatttctaatcctgtcgctcctggtatgcccacacatccatctcaacattctcatctcggcaaccttcatcttttgcacgtgggggaccttaactgaccaacactccgtcccatataacatagctagtcaaacgaccactttgtagaacttgcccttaagttgtggtggcaccttcttgtcacataacacaccggaggcgagcctccatttcatccatcctgccccaatacgatgtgtgacatcctcgtcgatctccccgctgccttgcatgatagaaccaaggtacttaacagtacttttcttttggatggcttggtccccgagcctaacttccgcgccaacctcttgaggtgtctcactgaacttgcactcaaGGTACTCTGTCTTGATCCTACttagcttaaaccctttagactccaaggtgcgtctccaatcttccagcttagcgttaactccgctacgagtctcatcgatgaggactatgttgtccgcaaaaagcatacaccatggcacctcaccttgaatttgtcgcatcaatccatccatcaccaaggcaaataggaacgggctaaaagctgatccttgatgcaagcCCATCACAATTGGGatgtgttctgagtcccctcctactgtccttaccctagttttggcaccctcgtacatgtccttgatcacccttatgtacgctacaggtacacctttagcctccaaacatctccatagtatctctcgtgggactttatcgtaagccttttccaagtcgatgaataccatatgcaagtctctcttcctctccctatattgctccattagtctcctcataaggtggatggcttctgtagttgagcgtcccggcataaatccgaactggttctctgaaatagacactcctctcctcaccctcatctctaccactctttcccacactttcatagtatggcttagaagcttgatacctctatagttgtcacagctctggttatcccccttgtttttgtatagtgggatcatgatgctcgatctccattctacgggcatcgttgccgtcgtaaagatgacattaaataacctagtcagccattccaaacctaccgagcccgcactctttcaaaattctccaggaatctcgtcaggtccggtcgctcttccccagcgcatcctacgaacaacatcCTTAACCTCATCAACCAAATATAAAGTTAATTGTATTAAATAGAATTTCGTTCTACCCGTCATCATCGTCCTCAACCTCATTGCTACTACGAGCtcacttttttttataataataaattatatataaaaaaattatagatcCAAGTGCTAAATAGAAATTATGAAcgggaaatattttttattttaataataaattatattaacaGAAATGGCGATGATAGGGTGGTCCAATGATGggaagaagtgtagtatgatAGGAAAAGAAGAAGTTGATTCATGAATCTTTTCTTTTGTAGTtgtaaacaataaaaaataataaaatagcaAAGAACCAAAACAAAAAGCAAAGAGAGAGGTACAGAGAAATAAAGAAATCCAATTAACTAATCAACAATAATGCGCACACGTGAAAAGGCTCAAGAAAATGATGCGAGAACCCGCGGTGAAGAAATAAAGAGATCCTTCTATATCGAAATCTcagttgaaaaaataatagaaaaattcCTCGATCACCCGTGGGTTGGGTTGCTTTTCCTTTTCAATTAAGAAATTGTTGTtttcaataataaataaaaatttagttaCATAGTGCCAAGTgtcaataaaagaaaaaaaaagcttttttttaaaaaaagagtttttcCGCCACGTGTCTTTGTTTAATTCGCCACTTTGACGGCGAatgcattacacacactttagatatttgggtgattgtaaaaaaaaagtgtcaaaacgAGGACCTTatttgaggtgtctaaaatgaacaaagcttaatTGAGGTgtttaagtgaaagttggtgccaactttagagACCACCGATGAATTCCGCCTTATGATACTTATTTGGTATTTTACTTCGGATTGAAGCCAAATTTTTGTTGGATGACTTTTTAAGTTTTTTGAGATATGACCTAACAGAAAATATCAAGGAAATGTTTAACCGTTGTTTTTCATGATAATGaatatttcatttttagatCTTTCTGTAATTGGTACACATTGTTTCAGTTCATTGGGTTGTTGGACTCTTATGCTTGGAGTTCAGCAGGATTAGCATCAGTTTAGTTTGCTTTCTTCAATGTTTTAGCTtcttattcttaaattttacatgtatatatgcaGGGTGCCAGCTTCTGCCTAAATTTCTCTTTTACGCTATGATGGTGTATCTTTGGCTTCGTTCTTGAATGCCACTTTGCTCTTTTAGTCATGTTAGAAGGGTACTTTGGTTTTGCTTGATTAGACTTACACCCTGTATATATATAGGAAGAAACACATTGTATTGGTCGATAAATTCAGTTTCAAAGATGAAATAATACAACTCCTTTCTCTCCACAATCCATGACTACTGGATTGTGATTTTCACTGTTTAGATTCCACATTGtaacatggtatcaaagcttGGATTGGTATAGCTCTTCTCCTCTCCAGATTGATGTTAACCTCGCGGGGAAGTTAATTGAATCAACGACTCACAGTCTCGAAACTAGGCTTCTCAGTTCAGACAAGAAATTGATTTTCTGCTCAAGTTTTCTGGATGCTCTTCCGATTTAACGGTGTTCCTCCTTCGGTTGAGTCAGAGTAAGGTACTGTTCTTCCTCAATTACTGTTTTGGTTTGCTTCCCTAAGTTCGTCTGATTAGGATTGATACACATCGTAAATACGACTTCTGTGACGGACACATCTAATGTAGATTTTGCTCCCTTTACTATCGAATCTGCAAATCCATACTACTTGCATCCTTTTGATAGTCTAAGGACGGTGTTAGTTACTTCTAAGTTCAATGGAACTGGATATGGGGAGTGGAGGAGGAGTATGTTAATAAATTGTTTTGCAAGAACAAATTAAGGCTTGTTAATGGAACCCAAGTACACCAACCCAAAGTTCTCCTTATTTTGAACCATGGTGTAGGGCagagaaaatgatcaaaatagtCCTTAATGAATGGGTTTAGACTGATTTGGTCCCTGATATAAGTAGTTAGAGATGGCAATGGGGCGGGGCGGGGCGGGTACGAGGCGGATTGaagtaattattattaaaattaacgTGGAGCGGAACGGATTGCGGGTTTATGTGAGtttaaagtattaaataaaaacccgaggaaaattaaatctttgtaattagtaaaaatcaaagatataaactttgactttaattttaactttttttaaaaaataatttaaattagataaagtttaattagagttaattagtgataaaaaataattgttgaAATATTAACTAGAAACAATTAATTAGTTGTTAAGATGTTAATTatcgaaaaatgaaaaaaattataaattttatttttcatattaaactcaattaaaaaagaaaaaacataaaaatttatgCGAGGCGGGTATATATGAGGCGGAtgatttgaaaatgaaaaaattattatgcAGATCGGAGCGGAGCGGTTTAAAATTTTAGCGGATTGAGCTCAACCCGCCCCACCCCACCCCGCCCCATTGTCATCCCTGTAAGtagggctgggcataaaataTCGAAAACTGAATTACTGAACCGAATCGGCTATTTTGATATTTCGATATTCGATAATTCGATAATTCGGTTCAATATTCAGTACTGAAGTATAAAATTCGATATTTTAATTTCGATATtcgatatttataattttatcatttgatATTCGGTATTTACCAAATACCAAAATTAAATTACGTCTGTAGGGCCTAAGCCCTAAAGGAGTAAAGGGCTAAAGgccaataaatattttaagaccAGCCCTACAACCCAAATCCGTAAAAATCAGTACTTCAACGCCCAGCCCTACATTTCCCTTTCTATTCATCCAAATGCCCAGCCCTAGACAACAACGTCTTCTTTCAAATTTCTCATCCAAAGCCTGTGATTTCTCCATGTTAATTTCTGATTCTGCTCCATCTTCGTACGGTCGtacctcttcctcttcctcctcctcctccttcttcttcttcttcttcttctttgaggTGAGTAGGTGACTGCTTATTTAGGTCCTTTCTTgatttgcttttttttttatcttgtgGTTCATGTTGGGAGCTTGGGCATTGGGGTATTCatctattcaattcattttctttttgtatttcatATATTGTTCATGCTGATGTGGGAAGGGCATCGGGGAATATGGGTGTAGTCACACAGAAAAGGGAAAATTTAAGTTGTTTTGGTTCTTTTTGTTTAAGTTGAAGAAAGGACATAGGAGAAACATAGTATAACAATTTAGAAAATAGAACTTATTTAAGCTTTTTTAATAGCTTCTGTATtgtattttttgattttgttttgcACTTTCAATTTATGTCTTATAACATTAGTAATCTCTTCTATGTTTAGATGGAAGATGAAACAAGTCGAACAACCAATGTCAGTGAAAGCGCACCTCTTATTGAGTCTCTTAATTCAACACCGAAAGTTGAACAACATTCAGTGAATCgggctgggcataaaataccgaaaattGAATTATCGAATCGAACTGGCTATTttggtatttcggtattcgataattcggttcggtattcgatactgaaatataaaatttgatatttcagtTTCGGTATTCGAGAAATACCGaataccaattttttttatttattaatacaaaaaactggaaaaaaaagaagaaaaattaccaaaaagatAAGAGTTTAGTAAGAGGAAACTATCCCATTTTTTCATTTCCCATACCATTTCCATTTCAACTTTCCCACGTTTACAGCATACTATATGCACACTTTCAAACACGTACATTATGGATAactgctaaaatttaaattcatgtacatgtaaaaattataaattctaatttcaaatttatgcaattggttaagaattctaatttcactttACATGATTCACCATGTCAGTTATCTACATAAACTGTTTGGTAGTTACATTGAAAACGAAAGATTccaactctttcatatctttgcaggaactaattaataattagtgcagtgatgtagagtttttggataattcaaagaaaaacatatgtataaaaattatgtgtgatatattagagatttttgttttcactctttttcatcatttttatgacatgacaatatttttttattttgtatctattcataaattattttctttttatttacgATGTATCATTTCTCCTCCGTAGAATGTGGCTTCAGAGCAATTTCAATTTTGATATTCGGtaagttaaaatgcatatattacttaattatgatgtagtaataaaaatataagttaagatatgtattctttaggttaatgtaaatattaaatgtgaatttttttttattgtacattaactattaaaaaaatatggtattaccgaatactgtaccgaaccgaagtttaaTTTACCGATTatcgaaccgaagtttgaaagttcggtatctGGTATATACATTGAATtatcgattaccgaattaccgaacccgaactttgaaaataccgaatCGAATATCGAACGCCCAGCCCTATCAGTGACTGTGAAGAGGAAAGCTATAGAATCAAGATCTGCTACTTGCCCGCATTATGATAAGCTCATAGAAGATAGAATTAATGAAGCAAAGTGCAAGCATTGTGGTAAAGTTCTCTTAGCTGATTCAACTAAAAATGGAACAAGTGGACTGAATAAACGTTTGAAAActtgtcctaaaaatccaaataaggttAACACTTCCAATTCTAAGTACAAAcaatcaaatttaaactttCCATTAGAAGGTGAAATGGGTGATGGATCAATTTGTACTTTTGATCAAGAGGTAGCTCAGAGGGCTTTAGTTGAGATGTTAATCCTTGATCagctttcttttcattttgtttaaaaggaaggttttaagaagtttatgaaaaaaacccAACCTTTATTTCGAGTTTCCTCCCGTAGAACAGTGACTAGGGATTGTTATGTAGTTTTTGGTAAAGAGAGAcaaaagtttatgaagtatttGAAAGAAACATCACCGAGAGTTTGTTTAACCACAGACACATGAACTTCTATACAGAGAATAAATTATATGTGTTTGACAGTACACTTTATTGATAGTGATTGGCTCATGCATAAACGAATTTAAAACTTTTAGGTTGTTACTAGTCATAAGGGTGACGAAATGACCCATTGTATTAGTAAGTGTTTGCTTGAttggaaattgaagaaaataatcaCTATAACTGTAGATAATGCTTCTTCTAATGATGTCATGGTGAAAGAGTTACACAAACAAATGGTTAATTGGAGATCTAACAGGACATGTGGTAACCATCTTCACGTGAGATGTATGACTCACATTTTGAATCTTATTGTGCAAGATGGCATGAAAGAAGTTGGTCCATCTATCAAACGTGTTAGGCAAATGGTGAAATATGTTAGACAATCTGCCGTAAGGATTAGAAAATTTGCGGAATGTTGtgaactaaaaaatatagacaGTAAGAAGTCATTATGTTTAGATGTTTCAACCCGGTGAAATTCGACCTACTTGATGTTGGATGCCGCACAATATTTTGAGAGTGCATTTGATAGGTTTGATATTGAAGGTGGTGGATTGTCAACTTATCTTGCTAATCATGTTTGTGAAGATGGAAGTGTTgcaggtgtacttgaaagtgatgATTGACAAAAGGTGAGAAAtatggtaatatttcttaaaaggtTTTAAGATCTAACTGAGAAGGTTTCAGGTTCACTCTACGTCACTTCTAATGGTCACTTTGAAGATATAGTTGAGCTTCGCAATCATTTAACAGAGTGTATGAAAGACGATGATCCTTCTTTGGCAAAAATGGGAgaaaaactaaaagaaaaatttgTCAAGTATTGGGATGCtcctgaaaaaatgaataaaatattttttattgccTCTATCTTAGATC
The sequence above is a segment of the Solanum dulcamara chromosome 11, daSolDulc1.2, whole genome shotgun sequence genome. Coding sequences within it:
- the LOC129874939 gene encoding uncharacterized protein LOC129874939 — translated: MPFPWKKMKKTSISQLVKEHVNSQSGSPLMVETGFPTSIVDLVVKNRARFKKSSKKKLADDPFFLPSPSPSPPPPPSPETLPSTSHFMIDDNEVRPLIRVGEVEGDKSDSRRSCREQPWGNGGLSMNQGLMAVLKMSLVAALVLGMNNLVMGVTMSAFLLFLLEYIGERLYGFCSRLQRRVRLMIQGIRDIFRVKVVEDEDDCVFKAPLERKELSKDGCSDFGHQIQEIEVVRETYVEDREKIEECIWDEKSKCVRVDVMEKGEESRYDLCESKEKKSHRAKMKSKMKKLVLKKFRKKKGSALERPMLLDEIDYVIEGRKETKGSREQKMQSNSIVSSVASSTDDKTDIVEVVGSAGESSEVLTDGSVEESFNGTDEATIVQEEELTGREHSSMYIALVLVVLVGLIGGRVLALVFTLTCCLMLKRSEGIGRFTKLPVIRCFAKRFS